The Myxococcales bacterium DNA window ATGTACGAGCTGCTCGCGGTGCGGCGGCTGTTCCACCGCGACAGCGACTTCCTGACGTTCAAGGCCATCACCGAGGAGCCGATCCCCGACATCCGCGAGCGTCGCAGCGACCTGCCGCCGCAGGTGATCGCGGTCCTGACCCAGGCCCTGGCCCGCGATCCGGCCGCGCGGTTCCCGACCGCGGTCGCCATGCGCGACGCGATCATCGCCGCGACCGCGAGCCTCGGCGGCCCGGCCAGCCCGGACGAGATCAAGACCATGCTCGCGCGCGACTTCGCCGACGAGCTGGCGAGCAAGGACGCGCTGGTGGCCGACGCCGCCAGGCTCCACGACGACGACGCCCCGCTGACCGGCCCCGGCCAGGCCGCGCCGCCGACGCCGGTCGCCAGCATCTCGGCGCTGGCCCGGGAGGACAGCGACTTCTTCGACCGCACCCCGGTCGCCCGCGCGGGGCGCGCGCAGACCGGCCCGGCCGACGATCGGCCCTCGACGTCGGTGTTCGTCGATGGCCCCGCGGCGCCGGGCGTGACCGCGGCGCCGACCTCGGTCGAGATGCTGCGCCAGCCCGACCCGACGACCGATCTGCTGCGCGATCGGCGGCGGCGGGCGGTGCGGTTCGGCGCCGGGCTGGTGGTCGTGGTCGCGCTGGTCGCGGTGGTGTTCAAGTTCGGGCTCGGGCGCGGGCTCGGGCTCGGCGGCGACGGCGACCAGCCCGCGGCGGCGGTCGCCGTGGCGGCGCCGATCGACGCCGGCGTGGCCGCGCCCGGGCTGGTCCCGGTCGACGCCGCGGTCGACGCCGATCAGACCCGGGCCGACATCACCGCCCTGGCCCGCTACGGCTTCTTCTCGATCGGCTCCGACAAGAAGGCGGTGATCTACATCGATCACAAGCGCATCGCCGAGGCGCCGCTGATCCGCTACCCGCTCGAGCCCGGGCCGCACCAGATCAAGGCGGTCGGCCCGCGCAACAAGGCCAAGCGGTTCGACGTCATGATCGAGGCGACCAAGGACGTCGACCTCGGCGTCATCGAGTGGTGACCGCGCCCGGCGGGGCGCCCGCCGTCACGACAGCGGCGCGGGGCGGATGCTCGCGATGTGCATGCCGGCGCCATCGAGGGGGGACCGCGCTGGGCTCGGCGCCCGCGCCGGCCGTCACGACAGCGGCGCGGGGCGGATGCTCGCGATGTGCATGCCGCTCGGCGTGGTCGTGACGATCTGCACCCGCTCGCCGGCCGCGAACAGCGGCACCAGCTCCGGCGGCCCCTGGAAGTGCACGCCGGCCAGGTTGTTGACGTCGATGTCGCGCCCGTCGCCGTCGGTGGCCTGCTCGATCTCGAGCACGATCCGCGCGACCTGCCGCGGGGCGACGCTGTGGAACTTCGCCATCGCGGCGTACAACTCGATGGTCCGGATGGTGCCTACCACCCGCATGCCCACAGAGTCGCTCATGCCACGATGATACATGGACCGCGTGGCCGCCATCCCGAGCGGGACCGACGATCGCCGGCGCAGCCGCACCCACATGGTAGGCACGACGGCGCCGGCGGGCGGATCACTCGGCGTCGGCCGCCAGGGTGGTCGGCCCCTTGATGTCGAGGAAGCGCTCCAGCTTCTTCAGCGTCTTGCGCCCGAACCCCTTCACCCGGCGCAGGTCGGCGACCCGCTTGAACGGGCCGTGCTTGCCGCGGAACGCGACGATGCGCTCGGCCTTGGCCGGCCCGACCCCGGGCAGCATCTCGAGCTGTTCGGCGGTCGCGGTGTTGAGGTTGAGGCGGCCGGACGTGGCCTTGTGGGCGGGCGGATCGTCGTCGCCGACATCGGCGGTCGCCGCGGCGATCGACGGCGGCGCCGCCCGCGCGGCCCGCGGCTCGAGCCAGCCGAGCGCGGCGACCGCGACCGCGGCGGCGACGACGACGCTCCACCACGAGCGCCGGGACGAGGGGATGGACAGGGACACAGACGTGGACGTGGACATGATCGAAGACCTCAGGTGATGACGTTGCGTGGATGGGAGGGGGTTCAGAACGGCAGCGGCTCGGCGGCGCGCGCCGGCGCGGCCTCGTCCTTGCGCTTGGCCCGGGGCTGCAGGTCCTCCTCGTCGAGCTCGCGCAGCTGCAGCTTGAGGTTGGCCGGCAGCACGTCGAGGTACAGGTTCACCGACTGATCCTTGTTGGCGAACCCGCTGCCGACGCGCAGCCAGAACGTGGTGCCGTCCTTGCGTTCGATCGGGCACAGCACCTTGAACATGCGCCCCTTGTTGCCGAACCCCGGTGTCGTGATCGAGAGACTCATCGCAGTTGCTCCTTGAGTTGGTTGCACGGGTCCTCATGGCAAGCGGCGTGCCGCGCCCAACCCCGCGTTCGCTCGTCGCCATCGTCCGATTATCGGACGCCGCCGTCCGAATGCCGGACGATCGTCCCAGCCCCGGCCAGCGCCCGGCCGGGCCCGCGCGTCCGGCGCCCGGCCGCGCCGCCCCGCGGCCCGGACACGGATCGGGATCGGGATCGGGATCGGACGGATCGATCGGGACGGGATCGATCGGGACGGATCAGGATCGGGATCGGGATCGATCCGGATCGATCGGGATCCGGATCGGATCGACGATCGATCGATCGGGATCGGATCGGATCGGATCCGGGATCGGACGGGATCGGATCCGGATCGGACGGACCGGATCGGGATCGGGCCCGGATCGGATCGATCGGATCGGTCGGGCCCGGCCGCGAGTCGCCGGCCCGGCCGTCGCCGCACCCGCGGGCCACCCGGCCCCGCGGCCTGGGCCGCCGCCCCGCTACGGCGTCAAGGTCGTCGCGATCGTGAGCGTGGTGGCGGCCTTCACCACCACGTCCCGGCGCGCGGTCACCGGCGGCGACCAGGTCGGTCCGTCGACGCCGACCGCGGTCGCCAGCGGCGGCGACCACGTCAAGAGCACGTAGGGCCCAGCCGGCACCGCGTCGAGCAGGAACCGGCCGCGCTCGTCGGTGAGGACGTGGTACGGGTGGGCCGCGCCCATCAGCCACGCCGGCGCCTGCCCGGGGGCGGCCAGGCGCAGCGGCCCGGGCCGGTCGACGGCGAGCTCGACGCGCCCGCCGGGGTCGAGCGGCACCACCTCGTCGCTGACCGCCGACGCCGTCAGGTCGACCGCCGCGCGCAGCCGGCTCTCGATCGTCACCACCGCCGGGACCGGGCCGACCAGCTGGATCGTGGGCGCCAGGCCGCAGCCGGTCGCGGTCACGACCGCCGGGGTCTGCGCGAACCCCAGGCGCCCGCGCTCGATGCGCTCGAGGTAGACGACCGCGCCGACCACGGGCGCGCCGCTGACCGCCACCCGCGCCAGCGCGCACCCCGGCGGCCAGGCGACGCCCGCGCTGGCGCCCCAGCGGACCTCGCCCTCGATCACGCCCAGGTCCCCGACCCCGCCCGCCTGGTAGCTCGGCGGGCGCGGCGCGCTCCAGCTGCCCAGCGCCCCGGCCAGGCCGCCGCCGTAGCCGAACCCGCCGTAGCCGAACCCGCCGTAGCCGAACCCGCCGTAGCCGTAGCCGGCGAAGGCCAGCGGATCGTAGTCGGCGCCGCGCTCGAACCGATCGCGCGCGACGAACTCGTCGCCCCCGCCGGCCTCGTCGTCGGCGCCGCTCAGCTCGAGCCGCCCCGACAGGCGCGCCAGGATCCCGACGCCGTCGTCCTCGGGCGTCCCGGCCGGCGCCAGCGGCGGGCTCGCGGACGGCCGACACGCCGCGACCGCGACCGCGATCGCCACGATGGAGGGCCCGCGCACGCAGCCAGTGTGCAACGGCCCCGGCGTCGATTCAACCCGGCCTACGGCGCGCCGCCGGCTCACGGCGGCGGGCGGCGGGTCGTGAAGTAGGTGTCGACCATGGTCGCGACCAGCGTCAGGAACGCGCGCGCGTCGCTGACGCTGATCGAGGTCGCGAACGCCAGGCGCCGGCCGGTGCGCTGGATCGACAGGCCCTTGATCGCGTTGAGCGCGCCGGCCTGGCCCAGGGCCAGCGCGGTCCAGCGATCGCCCAGGATCTCGACGCGCAGGCGCTCGATCAGATCGGCCGCGGTCGCGGCGGCGCCGTCGTCCGCGAACCGGACGTTGCCGCGGACCAGGAAGCCGCGGGCGTCGAGCTCGAGCGTGACGGTGACGCGATCGGGGCCGGGCAGATCGCCGCCAGCGCCGTACGGGATCGGCAAGGTCGCCGGGAAGATGCCCGACGCGGTCACCATCAGCGCCGGGCCGGTGGGCTCGCCGGCCTCGGCCTCGATCGCCGGCACCCGCGCCAGCCAGCGCGGCACCGCGGCCGCCGGCGCCTCGACGTCGAGCGCGCCGGCCCGGGCCGCCAGCAGGCCGCCGAGATCGCCGGGCTGCGCCAGCGCGGTCCAGCCCAGCTTCCACTGCAGGAACACGCGGCGATCGCCAGGGAACACCCGCGGCGCGCGCGCGCGCCGCCCCAGCGCGCCGCCGACCACCGGGGCCCAGGCCACCGGGCCGTCGTCGGCGTCGAGCAGGTCGCGCAGCGCCGCTGGGGTCGCCCGCGCCCGCACGATCAGCGTCGTCGCGACGGCGTCGCTGGGCTCGGGCGTCGAGATCGCCAGGGTGTCGAACACGTCGGTCAGCGCGACGCCGGTGCCGCCGACCAGCGACCGGTAATCCGGCATCGGCGCGAAGACGCTGTCGACCCGCGGCGCCCACTCGGTGTCGCGCAGGCGATCGAGCCGCACCAGCACGCTGACGACGTGGCCGGCGGGGAAGAACGTGCGCAGGTCCGCGGCGGTGCCGGCCGACGGCCGCGCGGCGACGTCGCCCGCGCCGTCGGCCCCGGCGGTCACCGTGCCGCCGTCGAGCCCGGCCGCGGCCACCTGCCCGCCATCGGCGCCCGCGCCGCCGTCCGCGGGGTCGCTGGCCACCGCGGCGCCGCCGTCGGCCCCGCCGTCCCCGGCGAGCGCGACCTGTCCACCGTCGACCCCGCGGTCGCCGCCGAGCGCGACCAGCCCGCCGTCGACCCCGCCGTCGCCGTCGTCCGAGGCCAGGTCAGCGACCATCGGCACGGCGTCGACGTCCGCGTCGAGCCCGGCGTCCAGCCCAGCGTCGGCGCGCCGCCGCCGGCGGGCGTCGATCGGCTCGGCCGCGTCGGCCAGCTCGGCGTCGACCCCGGCGTCGGCCAGCCCGATGCCCGGCGGCGGCGGCGGCTCGGGCACCAGCGCGCCGGGATCCACGGTCGGCGTCGGCGGCGCCACCGCGGCCAGATCCTCCTGCTCCGGCGCCAGCGCCTCGGCCTTGGGCGGCGTCGGCGCGATGTCGATCGCGAAGCTGGGCGGCGTCCGCACCCGCGGCGGCCGCGCCCCGCACCGCAGCCCCCACAGGCTCAACAGGTGCAGCGCGATCGAGGCGACCAGGGCCACGCGCGTCACCCGGGGTCGGTCTGTGGGCGTCTGCCGTTCCACGAAGGCTCGCCTGGGCAGTAGCATCAGCGCATGGGCGAGTCCAGGCGCGACCCGAACGGCGCGGCGCACCCGCTCGCGCCCGACGCCATCGCCTACGTCGCGGCCGCCCGCGCCACCGCCCACACCTTCTACGCCGGCGTGCGGGTGCCCCACCGCAGCTGCGGCATCGCGATCGCCGAGACCTTCGGCCTGGCGACCGCGCCGTACCAGGCGCTGCGCCGCGGCGGCATCACCGGCGCCGGGGCCTGCGGCGCGATCCGCGCCGGCGAGCACGTCCTCGGCGAGGTGCTGGGCGACCCCGATCCGACCGGCGCGGTGACCGACGCCCTGCGCGCGGCGATGACCTGGTACCAGGCCGCCGCCGCCACGATCGATCGCGGCGGCGCGCCCGACATCGTCTGCGCCAACCTGGTGCGCCCGCTCGGCGACTTCGCCGGCCCGCGCCGCCAGGCCTTCTGCACCAACCTGGCGGCCCAGGTCGCCGCCCTCACCGCCGAGGCGCTGTGCCGCTTCGGCGCCGCCCGCCCGCCCGTCACCATCATCCCCGAGGAGGCCTGATGCCGCTCAAGAAGGAAGCCGTCACCGCGGTCGTCGCCGAGGCGTCGAAGAAGATGAGCGACCCCAACTACGCGGCCGTGATGGTCGGCGGGTTCGTCCAGACCCAGACCGCGCTGACGCAGTTCATCAGCGCCCACGAGGACGAGCTCGGCGGCGCCGACGCGATCGTCAACGTGGTCTTCCACGCCGCGCTGATCGGCGCCGCGTTCCACCGCGGCACCGGCCGGGCCCCGCGCATCGCCAGCTTCGACGACCTCGACCGCGCCAGCGGCGGCGATCCGCTGGCGCTGCTGGCCCAGGTCCAGCCGTTCGTCCACGGCTTCATCGACGAGAACGTCACCGACCCCGAGGCCAAGAAGGTGCTGGCGCTGATCGCGCTGGTGTTCGATCGCTAGCGGCGGCGCGCCGGCCGGTGTCTTTGGCCAGAGGTCATGTTAGGAACGGGCCATGGCGAACCCGACCGCGACCTTCGAGACCTCCATGGGCACCTTCTCGGCCGAGATCTATCTCGACCAGATGCCCGTCACCGCCGGCAACTTCATCAAGCTGGTCAAGCACGGCTTCTACGACGGCCTGCACTTCCACCGCGTCATCGCGAACTTCATGGTGCAGTTCGGCTGCGAGTACTCCAAGGACCCGAACAGCCCCCGCGCGGGCACCGGCAACTCGCCGTTCGGCCGCATCACCGACGAGCACCCGGCCGCGCACAAGCTCTCGAACGCGCCGGGCACGCTGTCGATGGCCAACACCGGCCAGCCCAACTCGGGCGGCGCGCAGTTCTTCATCAACACCGTCGACAACGCCCGCCTCGACTGGTTCTCGCCGGGCCCGTCCAAGCACCCGGTCTTCGGCAAGGTCACCGGCGGCCTCGACGTGGTCAAGCAGATCGAGACCGCGCCGACCAACCAGAGCGATCGCCCGCGCACGCCGATCAAGATGATCAAGGTCACGATCAGTGAGTAGCCGCGTCGCCGCGCTCGCCGCGCTCGCGGTGATCGCGTGCGGCGCCAAGGGCGGGGGCGTCGACCCGACCGCGGCCCGGTGCCAGCCGCACCGGACCCGGGAGCTGGCGTGCGCCGACGCCGAGACCGGCAAGGCCCTGATGCTCGTCGGCGACATGTGCCAGAAGGTGCTCAACGGCAAGAACCCGGGCATGTTCGGCGCCCGCGCCGTGCAGCGGATGGAGGCCGAGCTCGCGTGCGCCACCGCGCACGCCGACTGCGCCAGCTACGTCGCGTGCAAGGACGCGCTCGACGAGCGCGCCGCGGACGACTAGCGCCGCGCGCCGGGTCCCGTCGGCGCGGCCGGCCGCGGTCCGCACCGAGCCCGACATCGGGCCTGGGCGCTTCACGCGCGCCGCGGCCGTGGCGTACGCTGATGGACGATGAGCCGGGTGAGCGCCGCCGTGATCGAGGAGCTCCGCGCCGTCGTCGGCGGCGCCCACGTCCGCACCGAGCCCGCCGAGCTCGCGCCCCACAGCCGCGACACCGGCCCGTGGCGGACCGTCGGCGCCGCGCTGGTCGAGCCGGCCACGACCCTCGAGGTCGCCGCCGTGCTCCGGGTCGCCAACCGCGAGCGGCTGCCGGTCTGGACCTTCAGCGGCGGCTGGAACTGGGGCTACGGCGCGGCGATGGGCCTCGACGACGGCGCCCTCATCCTGCACCTGCGCCGGATGGACCGCGTGCTCGAGGTCAACCGCGAGCTGGCGTACGCGGTCGTCGAGCCGGGCGTGACCCAGCAGCAGCTGCGCGATCACCTCGACGTCCACGCGCCCGACCTGTGGTCGGACTGCACCGACTCGACGCCGCGCGGCAGCGTCCTCGGCAACGCGCTCGAGCACGGCGTCGGCTACGGGCCCGACTGTGATCACTTCGGCGCGCTGTGCGGGCTCGAGGTGGTCCTCGCCGACGGCACGGTCGTGCGCACCGGCGGCGGCCCGCCGGGGTCGACCACCTGGCACCTGCACCGCTGGGGCACCGGCCCCAGCCTCGACGGGCTGTTCGGCCAGTCGAACCTCGGCGTCGTGACCCGCGCCGGCGTCCACCTGACGCCGCGGCCCGAGGCGTTCCGGCTGGTGCTGCTCGAGCTCGACCGCGACGACGACCTCGGCGACGTGATCGACGTGGTGCGCGACCTGACGCTGCGCGGGATCCTCCGCGCCAACTTCCACACCGTCAACGACGTGCTGTTCGCGGCGGTGCTCGGCCCGTACCCGCGCGACCTGCTCGCGCCCGGCGCGACCCGGCTGACCGACGACGGGCTGCGCGCGCTGCGGGCGCGGCTGCAGATCACCCCGGCCAGCCTGACGCTCGGGCTCTCCGGCACCCGGGGCCAGGTCGCCGAGCAGCGCGCGCTGCTGCAGCAGCGCCTGGCGCGGTTCGGCAAGATCTCGGTGGTCGGCCCGACGCTGGCGGCGCGGCTGCCGGGCCTGGCCACGCTGCTCGAGCGCGCCGGCGCCACGCTGGGCGAGCGCGCCGGCGCGCGCCTGGCCGGCCTCACCGGCCTGACGCCGGCCAAGCTGCGGACCACGGCCAACGTCTACCGGTTGCTGCAGGGCATCCCGGGCGAGCGCGTGCTCGGCTTCGCCTACTTCAAGGCCCGCGGCGCGCGCCCGGAGCGCGACGTCGACCCCGCCCGCGACGGCGCCGGCATGATCTGGGCGCCGGTCATCCTGCCGCTGACCGGCGCGCACGTCCGCGCGGTCGCGGCGCTGGCTCGGCCGGTGTTCCATCGCCACGGCTTCGACTACGCCAACACGTTCATCTCGATCAGCGGCCGGGCGACGATGTCGCTGATGCCGATCTTCTTCGACCGCGACGACGCGGACGAGACCGCCCGGGCCCAGGCGCTGCAGCAGGAGCTGTTCGCGCTGACCCAGGCCGCCGGGTACCCGCAGTACCGCACCGGCCACGGGCTCCACCGCGTGATGTTCGACGACGCGCCCGGCTACCGGGCCGCGGCGCGCGCGATCAAGCGGGCGCTCGATCCCAACGGCATCCTCGCGCCGGGCCGCTACGGCCTCGACACGGAGGGGTAACCGCGATGGTCCGGCATCCACCCGCGCCGGCCGGGCTGCCCGGCCTCGGTCACCTGCTCGCGATGCGCAAGGACCCGCTCGGCCTGTGCGTCGCGATGATGCACCGCCATGGCGGGCTGGTGAGGCTCGACCTCGGCCGGCGCCCGGTCTACCTCGTGACCCACCCCGACCTGGTGCAAGAGGTCTTGCAGCAGCAGCACCGCAGCGTGACCAAGCAGACCTTCGGGATGGCCCAGCTGGCGCTCGTGGTGGGCAACGGCCTGCTGACCAGCGACGGGGAGTTCTGGCGCCGCCAGCGCCGGATCGCCCAGCCGGCGTTCCACGGCCAGCGGCTCGCGGGGTTCGCGGCGACGATGGTGCAGGTCGCCGAGGACACCGCCCAGCGCTGGGCCGGCACGGCGGCGGCCGGCGCCGAGCTCGACGTCAGCCGCGAGATGATGGCCGCGACCTTGAGCATCGTCAGCACGACGCTGCTCGGCACCGATCTGCGCACGTCGGCGACCGAGGTGGTCGACGCCCTCGACTTCCTGTTGCTCGAGGTCCGTCGGCGCATGATCAGCCCGTGGCTGCCGCCGCTGGCGGTGCCGACGCCGGCGAACCGGCGGTTCCGGCGGGCCCGGGCCACGCTCGACGCGCTCCTGGGCGAGCTGATCGCCGCGCGCCGCGCCGGCGCCGCCCGCGGCCAGGATCTGCTGCAGATGCTGGTCGACGCCGTCGACGATCAGACCGGCGAGCCGATGACCGCCGCGCAGCTGCGCGACGAGGTCGTGACGATCTTCATCGCCGGCCACGAGACCACCGCGAGCGCGCTGGCGTGGACCTGCTACCTGCTGGCGCTGCACCCCGCCGCGCGCGACCGGGTCTGGGCCGAGCTCGACGCGGTCCTCGGGGGCCGCAGCCCGACCCTCGGCGATCTGCCAGCGCTGCCGTTCCTGGGCCAGGTCCTCGACGAGTCGATGCGCCTGTTCCCGCCGGCGTGGCTGATCGCGCGCCAGACCGCCGCCCCGATGGTGGTCGGCGGCTTCGACCTGCCCGCGGACCACACGATC harbors:
- a CDS encoding FAD-binding oxidoreductase → MSRVSAAVIEELRAVVGGAHVRTEPAELAPHSRDTGPWRTVGAALVEPATTLEVAAVLRVANRERLPVWTFSGGWNWGYGAAMGLDDGALILHLRRMDRVLEVNRELAYAVVEPGVTQQQLRDHLDVHAPDLWSDCTDSTPRGSVLGNALEHGVGYGPDCDHFGALCGLEVVLADGTVVRTGGGPPGSTTWHLHRWGTGPSLDGLFGQSNLGVVTRAGVHLTPRPEAFRLVLLELDRDDDLGDVIDVVRDLTLRGILRANFHTVNDVLFAAVLGPYPRDLLAPGATRLTDDGLRALRARLQITPASLTLGLSGTRGQVAEQRALLQQRLARFGKISVVGPTLAARLPGLATLLERAGATLGERAGARLAGLTGLTPAKLRTTANVYRLLQGIPGERVLGFAYFKARGARPERDVDPARDGAGMIWAPVILPLTGAHVRAVAALARPVFHRHGFDYANTFISISGRATMSLMPIFFDRDDADETARAQALQQELFALTQAAGYPQYRTGHGLHRVMFDDAPGYRAAARAIKRALDPNGILAPGRYGLDTEG
- a CDS encoding protein kinase — its product is MTTPVAAPRERALGEYQLLAKLATGGMAEIFLARKRGGDQQIQVVKRILAHLADDEHFVTMFRDEAQLASQLVHPNICRVHELGHVGDVWFIVMEYLHGVALSRLLSQLSKRRQFLDVRTVAGLMVQACDGLEAAHEARGADGHPLGVVHRDVSPPNILLTVDGTVKLLDFGIAKARGANSKTRTGTVKGKNAYMSPEQILGKALDRRSDVFALAAVMYELLAVRRLFHRDSDFLTFKAITEEPIPDIRERRSDLPPQVIAVLTQALARDPAARFPTAVAMRDAIIAATASLGGPASPDEIKTMLARDFADELASKDALVADAARLHDDDAPLTGPGQAAPPTPVASISALAREDSDFFDRTPVARAGRAQTGPADDRPSTSVFVDGPAAPGVTAAPTSVEMLRQPDPTTDLLRDRRRRAVRFGAGLVVVVALVAVVFKFGLGRGLGLGGDGDQPAAAVAVAAPIDAGVAAPGLVPVDAAVDADQTRADITALARYGFFSIGSDKKAVIYIDHKRIAEAPLIRYPLEPGPHQIKAVGPRNKAKRFDVMIEATKDVDLGVIEW
- a CDS encoding cytochrome P450; this encodes MVRHPPAPAGLPGLGHLLAMRKDPLGLCVAMMHRHGGLVRLDLGRRPVYLVTHPDLVQEVLQQQHRSVTKQTFGMAQLALVVGNGLLTSDGEFWRRQRRIAQPAFHGQRLAGFAATMVQVAEDTAQRWAGTAAAGAELDVSREMMAATLSIVSTTLLGTDLRTSATEVVDALDFLLLEVRRRMISPWLPPLAVPTPANRRFRRARATLDALLGELIAARRAGAARGQDLLQMLVDAVDDQTGEPMTAAQLRDEVVTIFIAGHETTASALAWTCYLLALHPAARDRVWAELDAVLGGRSPTLGDLPALPFLGQVLDESMRLFPPAWLIARQTAAPMVVGGFDLPADHTILLSPYAVHRAPAFWPNPLAFDPDRFAPARVAHHHRFQYIPFGAATRMCIGKGFALAESKLILATILQRYRLDLVCDRPVVPQPAVTLRPRDGIFMTVHARAAAG
- a CDS encoding peptidylprolyl isomerase; protein product: MANPTATFETSMGTFSAEIYLDQMPVTAGNFIKLVKHGFYDGLHFHRVIANFMVQFGCEYSKDPNSPRAGTGNSPFGRITDEHPAAHKLSNAPGTLSMANTGQPNSGGAQFFINTVDNARLDWFSPGPSKHPVFGKVTGGLDVVKQIETAPTNQSDRPRTPIKMIKVTISE
- a CDS encoding helix-hairpin-helix domain-containing protein, whose translation is MSTSTSVSLSIPSSRRSWWSVVVAAAVAVAALGWLEPRAARAAPPSIAAATADVGDDDPPAHKATSGRLNLNTATAEQLEMLPGVGPAKAERIVAFRGKHGPFKRVADLRRVKGFGRKTLKKLERFLDIKGPTTLAADAE